From a single Deinococcus malanensis genomic region:
- a CDS encoding cytochrome c biogenesis CcdA family protein produces MITLLTYAFAAGTVAALNPCGFAVLPAVISRFVTRPAGRHPVLDGLALGVLLTLGTLTTFSVLGLIISVFGTGLAKVIPYLNLVLGVVLLVLAVRTFSGRALALHIPGLRAPEGERLSEYYPYGIAYGLASLGCTLPVFLMIVGGAASREPLERVGMFAAYGAGMGAVLLTVSLASAFGKEAVIVGLKNAGQYVNFIGGAGLLLAGAYTVYYQTRFIEQLLTGNATLLPILTGFMALVVTAMIARVLYLNEQRGMGSGGVVTSES; encoded by the coding sequence GTGATCACCCTGCTCACGTACGCCTTCGCGGCTGGAACCGTCGCGGCCCTCAACCCGTGCGGGTTCGCCGTGCTGCCGGCCGTGATCTCCCGTTTTGTCACCCGGCCGGCGGGTCGCCATCCTGTGCTCGACGGCCTCGCGCTGGGGGTGTTGCTGACCCTGGGCACCCTGACCACCTTCAGCGTCCTCGGCCTAATCATCAGCGTGTTCGGAACCGGCCTCGCCAAGGTTATTCCGTACCTGAACCTGGTCCTGGGTGTGGTGCTGCTGGTCCTGGCGGTGCGCACCTTCAGCGGCCGCGCCCTGGCGCTCCACATTCCGGGCCTTCGTGCTCCGGAAGGCGAGCGTCTGTCCGAGTACTACCCGTACGGAATCGCTTACGGTCTGGCGAGCCTGGGCTGCACCCTCCCGGTGTTCCTGATGATTGTCGGGGGCGCCGCGAGCCGCGAGCCGCTCGAGCGCGTGGGCATGTTCGCCGCGTACGGCGCCGGGATGGGCGCGGTGCTGCTGACCGTCAGCCTGGCGAGCGCCTTCGGGAAGGAAGCCGTGATCGTTGGCCTGAAGAACGCCGGTCAGTACGTGAATTTCATTGGGGGCGCGGGCCTGCTGCTGGCCGGTGCGTACACGGTGTACTACCAGACCCGCTTCATCGAGCAGTTGCTCACAGGAAACGCGACGCTGCTGCCGATCCTGACTGGTTTCATGGCCTTGGTCGTGACAGCCATGATTGCGAGAGTGTTGTACCTGAACGAACAACGCGGAATGGGATCAGGTGGAGTGGTCACGAGTGAATCCTGA